The nucleotide window tcccacccttatagcgcttttatcctttggtctatggggctgtgtgaggtgtcatttttgggagatcacacacacacacacacacacactagacaccagggaaaggagctgtcatgtttgacagctgcttttaacagtcttaattagcgggagccGCAGTCCCGAGCTGCAGATAGCAGTTGGGATCGGCGCAGTACAGAGCGACGAGATGGCGTAAATGTACATCAtccatcgttaaggggttaaacccagCAATGTAGGAATATTTTATCAGACTCTCAGCATCATATTAATCTACAGTGCCTTGAAAAAGTATTCCTACCCTTTAAACTTTCCCACATTTTTTCATGTTATGTATCTTATTTGGATTTTATGTGATGGACAAATACAAAGTAGCAAGTAAATGGTTTTCAGAAtgatttcaatttaaaaaatctgGATAGTGTGGCATGTATTTATAGTGAACCACataaagggggtgatttatcaaagggtgtaaaatttagactggtgcaaactggccacagcaaccaatcacagctcagatttcagcgctggtgaaaggaaagaggagctgtgattggttgctgtgggcagtttgccccagtctaaattttacaccctttgataaatcttccccatagtgtttTGCAGTTGTGCCATGCTCCTTCCATTTTCGGGTGAACAGTTCTCTGTGGGATGTCCACAGCTTGGGATAATTATTTATAACCCCACCCTTACACACAATATTTCCCCCTGGtctatttttttgttacattggacttcacctttaagtttGTGAGTGGGGCGTGAAAAAGGGATGTGAATACTTTTTCAAAGCACTGTATGAGCATGGAGTTTGTTTGGGCATCAGTTTCCTTCAGGTTATGCGGCGGTCTCTCACATTCTAGATATATTGTATATTACACTGTCATCCTGTTAGGGCGGCCACTGCTTAGAACCACAATATTAAGAGGTCTTCTTGGCCCCCTCTGAGACTTGTGTAACAAGCATAGCTATGATGCAATCGTTTTCATGCAACTTCCATAAAAGTCCATAGGACTTATTGAAATAGCATAAAATAGCCAGTTCAGACTCATGACTATTTCCAGTGAAACATGGCGGAATGGGGTGTGGGGTGGGATCTCCTCAGTCAGATTCCACTAACAAAGAGAAGCACTGATAATAATAGTTATATATAGCCATTTTTACTGCACATAGTGTATGGGAGTTGAAGAACGAGGAGAGGCGGCATGGGCTTAGTATTTTCAGCTGACAATATGGCCGCATTTGCAcctcaaaaaatgttgtgtgaacatatccttgacATGGGACCAGCAATGTTTGGAGTATGTGTATAGTGCTGCAGAGTTATATTGGAGTACATCATGCCATAAATTGTACCTCACAGGACAATGTCTAGAACCTAGGGTTACCCCTCTGGATCTGGCATGGCTGGAAGCTTAGGATTTGCCtttggggttatccagcactacaaaaacatggccactttcctccagagacagcccctctcttgtctccagtttgggtgaagttTTGTTactctgtttcattgaagtgaatggagcttaattgcaaaccgcacctgaactagagacaagagcacaagagtggtgctgtctctggaaaaaagtggccgtaTTTTTGTAGCACTCGATAACTTCTTTAATTCTAGGCAGATGCATGGTGCTAAGTTGCTGGCATTGGGCAGCACCCAAAGTACCAACAGATACAAAGCCATGTGAACTCTAACTCAAAGATCCTTGTTCTTATAGCATCTTAAGCCATTCACAATGTATTCATAGATGTGACATAAAAATATAGATGATATTATCTTGTTTCATAATTTGTCATAAATCATACTCATAGCCCTAATACTTCACATGTATGTCATCCTAATGATGATTTATACAAGAAAAGACTAATACTCACATTTCAATGGCTTCTTATTTAGAAGAATAGGAGTCTTGCTCAAATTTTTCTATATTTACTAAATCTTTCTATTTTTATGACAAACAATTATGGAAGGAATGTGTACAATGTTTATATGTTAATATCTTCTCATAATCCCAATTGtcacgggaaaaaaaaaagattttcacatgTTCCTCATTTGACCATGGTTGAAATACTAATCCTGTCAATTACCCCTTAGTAATGTGGCCTAGTTTAGGCCTCAatccatttttcttttcttttatcacAATAATCTAAAAGTTAGTGTTGAGATAGATATCTAGATATAATGGGAggaaagttaaagggaatctttcagcacctgggctggtcccgaggtgctTGACAGTGTAGTAAAGGTGTATGTCTCTTAATGTATGTGGTACCTTTCTTTTAGCCATCGTTGCAGTATCTTTTTCTTATTCTTGCCCGTAACTTGAGGCAAGGTAACTTGAGGTGAGGTGTTCATGCCCCACTTAAGCACGCCTCACCACCACTTTCTCCTCCCTGTTTGCAGCCCgtcccggcctcctgcttcctgatgACGTTACTAGAGAGGGCCGCACGCCGACTTGCCAGTATGCACACAGGCCCTGGATCTGTCGGGTATTGCGTGCTCCTGTATCCTGAATCGCCGTACCGCAGATGAGCGGCGCAACTGTGGCCACTGGCTTCAGACCATTGGCGTGCCTCCGCGCTACAGCACATGTGTGATTCAGGACGCAAGAGCTCGCAATACCTCACAGATCCAGGGCGCATACTGGCAAGTTGGCGTgcggcccttgccagcaacgtcatcaggaagcaggaggccgggctgcAAATAGGGAGGAGAAAGTGGTGGCGAGGCTTGCCTAAGTGCGGCACGAACGGCTCACGACTACAAGTTTTGGGCAAGAATAAGAAAAAACTACTGCACCTTTGGCTAATAGAAAGGTACCACATACATTAAGGGACATACACCTTTACTACACTAtcagcacctcgggaccagcccaggtgctgacagattccctttaaagacaaaGAATTTCAAATCTTAATTGCAGATGATGCTCTTCTTACCTTGTCTAATTCACATGTCCCCTTTTAAACCTAAATGCCTTACCAGAACTTGGTTGACTACCACTAAAACTTAAATCCACCCCGTCACCACCACCATGAACCATTCCCCTATATCTTTTGATTACTCAAGAATTACTGCTTAGAAAGGAAAAACAAACCTAAGATGATAAAGCCAGGGATACATGTTACACCAGGGTCCTTTGACACAcacatattatctgacagattttttaagccaaaaccaggaacagactataaacagagaataggtcataaaggaaaaagtgagatttctcctcttttctccactccaaactgcttgtacctttggatagctttttttaatccaagatctgtcctgggttccgtttggcaggtgatgcagttattgtgctaaaaaaacaacttttaaactagaagccctgtgccctacgggagtggcctgaattgtgtatgcattaggctggcacaacctctgtccctccttcatcagctgtgtcagcccggcacatgggctggatcgttcagcgtggagaaaatgttccagtggcattcctaatgatgaagagggtggggaggggggaaggaggggtggtgcaaagttagggcacagatactcccatagggcacggggttgtaagtttaaaagttgtttttttggacaataactgcatcacctgccaaatggaccccaggacagatcttggattaaaagcagctatccaaaggtacaagtggtttgggggggggggggggggggggggggtcagattgtaggtacaaagttgctttaaatgcagttgaattgtaataccacacacaacctggggacatgggggggtgctgtttttgcacGTAAGtaattatggataacccctttaaattttgttcTGATACACCTTTACCACATTCACACTTCTACGTGTCCTATAGCAAGCAGAGTGAAACTACTCATTACATTCCTGTTCTCTATGACTTGCATGATGTTAAAGCCTTAAATGTTGTAAATGTTTCCAATTACTGACGATTTTTTTATGTCTGAACTAATATTGGAAAACTAGAAAAGGtttttacagtaattttttttcacataaaaCATTGTTAAGCAGCAAACGGTACAAAATAGGAGCTATCGGACACTGCAAAGCTTGCTCTAGTGATTTGCTTTCTGAGTATATACCAGACACAATATGGTAATCTGATATAGTAAAAACTCTCCTGCTGCATTACAGAACTCAGGGAATCAGTAGTCATCATAGTTACCTTTACAACCTAGCTTCTTTATAATATAGCTTCATAAAATTTTTTTAcctttacagtgaaaaaaagtgtaaaaaaaaagtcaacaaatTCCCTTTTGGTTGATGTGTgtggaaaaaaaatttgggttttAACCCTTAGCTGCATCAACGCATTATTGTATAACGGGAGATTGGGAGCTGTCCTCCAGTTATACTGGGCGTCGCTCTGTTACTACATGTAGCAGAGGGCTGCCGCTTTATGCCGGCACAGCCTGTCCGCTATGTCCGcatgaattaaccccttaaatcctGTTTTCAAATCTGAAAAAGGTCTCTAAGGGGCTTTGAATTCGGTACCTGATGGTCCAGTGGTGATCGCTGGTGTCTGATCCCCCTCCTCGTTGGATCTGTAGGCCACAAGCCTCACACATTTGTGTGTGGGCTTTTTGGTATGCTCACCGATAGAGACttcctcctgcagcctctatcagtcAATCGCCAATATTTATTATAGCTCTCTTATAAGAAAGCTAAGGTCAGTGTAAGGAACCAAATtattacttaaagcgtaactgtcatttcagggtcatttttctgaaaacattaaatatcaacagtacaagcgattttaagaaactctgtaataggttttatgtactaaaagagtttccttctggactgaaaaagcaatctcccagcctcccccctcacatcaaatgaagcaggatttctgtctccattatgtggctatggagaggggaggggctgttaggagtgactgagcacggagcagtcctgcaaagcacaacaccctgcaatcttctctcagtaagttcatagataagcactgacctttctgacacctgaatttagcgttttaggtgcccagagagtctacagacagctgaccttcatgtcacctcttcctgctccctcatctccctcagcccctccccccttcataggcttacaatggagagagcagaacccgtcttcactgactTCTCTGTAAtgatgtgtttgcctgataatgcacagataagaagtcaggggggaggctgggagattgcttcttgagtacagaaggaggcttttttggctgatgaaacctgttacagagtttcttaaaatcgcttatactactgatttctgcaataaaaaaaaacatgacagttacgctttaagtagtcTCCTATGGGGactaaaaaatgaatgtaaaaaaaaaagataaagaacAATAAAGTTttgttgaatgaaaaaaaaaacattcccatGGTAAAAGTTAAACTCATCCCCGTCTCCCATTTTTCGAATAAAAAAGCGTAAAGAATCAAACAAAAATTGTGAatttgtggttaaaaaaaaaataataaagagcgatcaaaaagtccAATCCAGTACTGTACAATCCAAGTGGTACTGATATGcagaccatggcgcaaaaaaaaaaaaaaaaaaaagccctcatatagctccataggtggaaaaataaaaggcaCTTTTAGGCCTATTCGTCTTTtggaaaatgtttaaaaaatttgGAAGTTGGTTTtcctatcattgtaattgtaacaacccaGAGAATGAAAATAATTTGTCaactgtttgtttaatttgtttaacTGTAAATTGCATTGCGTAAAAGAAATTTCCCAAAATTACcaacatttatatttttaaaaaattttacctCACAGAGATTTTCTTTACCGCcatgcattttatggtaaaataaaaggtgtcattacaaagtaaattaaattttacaaaaaataagccctcataggACTTTTTGATGGAAAAGTTATGGATTTTAAATGTGAggagaaaaaattaaaatgcgttttgttttttatatttctttcatagttatttaactttgtaatatattttaaaaaataaaacattttttacatttttacattggctAGCAACATTAGGTAGCGACACAGCATCTCTGCTTCCACCTATGGCTGTGTCAGGGGTTGCAAGGCTACACAAGTTCTCGTccccgctagagatgagcgaatacagccataggctgtatcccagttttccaggcggtcctccggctgtatccaccctctgcacggagcaggcagacagcggcagtcagaagccgagagttcaggttcatacgaacccgaacctcagcaggtccCCTAGATCTCTAGTCCCCGCATAGTAACATTTTGCCGATGCTGCTGCACCAGtactgagcctcccctaatgCCCATGCTAATGAAGCCTGTGTTATAAGCGGTGCAGCTGCTAGTAACACTTTtatcccctatcttgtggatGGGGAATAACTTTGTAtctttagataacccctttaaatattgattTGTTAGTGTGCATTCACATTGCTCATCCAAGcacataaatattttaaaaaatctcaaaatcTGAGCCCAATGCTTTCCTTTATCCATTATATGCACAATTACAAATGTAAATGTACTATTTATGACCTTTTAGATTAGAATTTATTATAGattaaggccggtttcacacgtagtaacagtgcgggcgttaaaatttctgtcccgtacatctccgggtggtctggcggctgtatttgaaaaccacttacggtcttatcgtaagagtccggccgtagtgtcatgatgtgtcttggcttgtttggccccgctcaaaagcatgtatttgattcatgaatctgcccccgggccaaataagcacacccacatccctataaaatctccgcccactcgcgaagtacgcccatatgcttgtagtgttttgaatgccaaaaaaataaaaaaaaagatgtctgatggcgctaataatgcgccctatgggccagcccggcgtatgaggctgcgccgcaagcaccagctcgtggtgctttcgatcctgtggaagatgcgtaattattaccagcgtttgtgtgtaagtctctatatattttttttttttttttttttttttttttaaagctttatgtaacttatttcaaactagccttacaaactgtttaggcttataatccgtaaaacattgatttaaatgtattgtttatgcaagctcccttaagtactgttgaccaaaggtccttaaatgcaactgtgtaataattttgtgactaattgagatgtcttaaaaataataaatttaattttttaaaaattcttctcagaggcaaaaagacgcagagcagcgccgtctgcaggaggtgggacggcgatattgggtccaccccatcaatgttcggagggagacccggggccacattggttgcctgtatgatgatttgcgacggtatgtcgatttgaatacatccaagtcgtcaaatctttgaatgtaatattgcaaatgtaaaggttactgtccacaaatgtttaccccaaagtccataattttattatgttttttgtttatccttacaacgtttgatgttaatttcaacatttgtaaaccgtatgacatcttcctatgatgtgtgtttgtgtgtaatattagtgatcaatatttttcttaatttgttgcagacatcctgacaagttccaggacttcgtgcgcctgcctatggaggcctttgataatttactttccattttgaccccacatctccagagacaggacacctacatgcggaaatccatccctcctgtgggacgtctgctcataacgttaaggtgaagatgctttattttaatgcgaactatttgttcatgtaattgtagttaaatctaatatagtgttaaaatatgtaataatttaatatgtagctgaatgtgaaatagaatcataaaatactatttttcattttttcacagattcttggcgacaggggagagttatgtatcgttgcacctccaattcagggttggtacgtccaccatctctggaattgtgaggtgcacgtgcgccgtgatctgggagcatttgcagcccatcgtgatgcccagtccgacccgggagatttggttgcagtcagcagcaggctttcagtctgtggccaatttccccaactgtataggggcggttgatggtaagcacatacgtgtgaagcaaccaccgcgatcaggatcacagtatttcaattataagaaatttttttctgtggtcctgatcgcggttgttgattccacgtatcgtttccttgccatcgacgtcggctcctatggcagtactggggactcccgggcgctactgagatcagagtttgggcggcgcatactcttagatcacgtgactctacctcctcccactcctcttccgggtaccacgcatcccgctccattcgtcatggtaggggatcaagccttccctttactcaacaacctgctgcgcccttacccacggagagggctggatgaacgggggagagtatttaaccggaggctgagccgggcacgtaacttcgtggagtgcgccttcgggatcatgactagtcagtggagagtgtttaccactgccctgcagttgaaattggccacagttgacatggtcattaaagctgcctgtgttctccacaactaccttcgggactatgctcccaccccggaggtgaacgtggagacactgccagcttttagtgcccctatcaactatggccaagggagacaactcaaccgcgggatagtggtcaggaacctctttgctgactacttcatgactcctgaaggcgccgtgcccgtgcccctttcacagcctcccttatgagccacggccacaggactgatgttttcccgcatgtatgtcacctgtctctgggatgtgtgtttttttattttcttttgttgtttgaacccgatgtattggttgatatttaattttcattctctttttactaaaacaaaaaatatattttcttattcgactaaacaatgtgtctgccttttcaatgtatgtaaaacatgttgtgtgttcccacatagtagtgttcgaaaatacacattacctcactcgatatactactggccagtaattatcgagcatggtcacatcatgctaatgttaattgtatagtcctttgaacctagtgtgctgaaagattgatgtgatcaaaacatgtgcatttcctatggagtgaccagcagggtgcgcactatatgtctaactttctagtgtgggatatgtaacaggatctgatatcttctagtgccacagtccatctcacttcttaacaatcactattaacacaccacatatatccctccacacatcacccaggtgcgccagctggatgtggtctacttaggttgcggttcaaaaatattattttatcatccattttttttctgtaaaacacagaagagtgtattcaaagattagaaatctcgctctttacttgatcacctgttccttgtctacagtcatctcctggatttcttatccaaaatccatcacatcaatctgccagtgtaaacgctacattatgtagtttattgtgtgtacgtttatatatcctccactttgtacataatgaccacatgctggatgtcctgcaggaggagatttctactaccatcggacatagagctctatgtggaaatgatagtgtcatgataataacattaatgtcccaaaatatgttagtgctcatcacaagcctctcctgctctgcccacttcctgccttggccacagatgtcagcatagagcaggctcagacctcaaaaagaaggaatcgcagcattcactacatcttcgctagtggcttcacaatacgtgtatttcactcagtatagctaacaaaaacagcagtggattctaaacacccaaaggatctcgacacaatgttgtaatgttgtggatgtgcgccattaaaacactaaataaggaaATTTCctaataacatccattcttagaaaaaaacttagcaatatttcactttaaatggcgcacagccactctatttctacattgtgtgaacacagcctttgtgtttttaagccactactggttttgttaacaatactgaccaaaatatactgactcaaatacacgtattgtgaacctactacgaacatgtagtgaatgttgcgattccttgtttgtcatgtatgacagtgctctctgctgccatctgtggccaaggcaggaagtggccacagcaggagagtgttggcctgataaatgaaatacttaactacattataatatttcctatcatgacacattcattttaacacatacagcaatgtctcacatatgattagaaatattctcctgaaggacatccagcatgtgttcattttctactaacgtaaagcatacaacaaaattttataagacacaatagcaacattcaatacagctttctatgcaaacaaagtccactaagtattttgaagcgtatttcgtagttccttagtggcagtcaataatcatttgtttttttaacccttaaacactaaaacataaacaagtaaaaaataagatttcgggaaacaacaagatatgtcgcaatggatttattacatgtcaaaaaataaaacattcacatgatagtgtgtgtgggtggatgtgggcgagggtgtgtggagactactttggaccatgttgacagaagttagaatagtgtgcagaggcaatagtgtgggcaatatgtgaaggacacagccagcctgactgtattctggcaccacaaaaataaaagggacatcccaatccccccaagctgttattgtcatccctagctaatgtgatgccagaccttctaaacagtgtgttattgatgtggtcctggtgcacacaaatgttaggaaattattaatgctagtaagcctcggttggcactaaggccctacagtgtagcagacaaggggtggtgttggtgtagctgaggagagggagtgcggaacaaacacaaatgttgttggacggtcaaggcacatgtcactctctctcgccaggctccacaggaccctcttgacatcttggtggtggagtcctggccaacccctctgccagattaggttcttcattctcttcatccgatgaggcctctgctggttgctgaactacttgtggtctgaggagaaaacaacactggtcactatctaagatggcacttttgtttaaggacatatttagccagataactaaaatggaggcatccaatgcaggattacactctgcctgctttcacactattttctatgtacgaggtgccacactagaactttttacaatatattcacacactgttgacccaaaatgtgggtcttcacaaggccacccgagtggaacattagtttactctatggacacattgcgtacattgtttaaacattatgaagacagtccacgctattggcataactgccatttcatgttctggattagatcctggagggatcaaaagctgttcccaaagcggttaggccaggctgcatttgttagttatctggtgtccagcagggggcgcctcatcttaccgaaatcgagattactctaaagtgttcactaaatatactgctccccctgctggagcctcgatgtatacaatctatataaatctaacacatgtctatgtctgcacacataagacactgagctacttccgtcatcatctgctcctaccatggacacatgcaattaacacacacacttacctgcggcgtctgggggaattcaaaatgaaacgcagcattggggcaaaacgcaaagcggccagttcttcttgggcggccccacgcctgatcagctgccgtcgctgcctgatgaatcggtccctcacactggaccacctggtctccacatagttagcttcaagcaaaagcatccacacattaggaatatatcagcgtcaggtgaccataacactcgagttaatggtttgccacagtggctaaacaacttaccaattatccattgctgtaatctagtatgctggtcccaatctgggtatacaatccgggcaacctccctccatgcggcactccgtgttagccggcttctgtacccaggcgcagggccgtcccatagcactggccgagcatggacctgaaaatccaaaataattacagtaacgtcttagaaattattagtcaataaggtcatagctactacacccatgtcacatgctacacgccatgtttgattgtaaatagtacgtcacttatgtgggtggggtctccagcttcacctgcagccaactcc belongs to Dendropsophus ebraccatus isolate aDenEbr1 chromosome 9, aDenEbr1.pat, whole genome shotgun sequence and includes:
- the LOC138802085 gene encoding uncharacterized protein produces the protein MEAFDNLLSILTPHLQRQDTYMRKSIPPVGRLLITLRFLATGESYVSLHLQFRVGTSTISGIVRCTCAVIWEHLQPIVMPSPTREIWLQSAAGFQSVANFPNCIGAVDGKHIRVKQPPRSGSQYFNYKKFFSVVLIAVVDSTYRFLAIDVGSYGSTGDSRALLRSEFGRRILLDHVTLPPPTPLPGTTHPAPFVMVGDQAFPLLNNLLRPYPRRGLDERGRVFNRRLSRARNFVECAFGIMTSQWRVFTTALQLKLATVDMVIKAACVLHNYLRDYAPTPEVNVETLPAFSAPINYGQGRQLNRGIVVRNLFADYFMTPEGAVPVPLSQPPL